In Gambusia affinis linkage group LG08, SWU_Gaff_1.0, whole genome shotgun sequence, a single window of DNA contains:
- the LOC122836038 gene encoding LOW QUALITY PROTEIN: microtubule-associated protein 1B-like (The sequence of the model RefSeq protein was modified relative to this genomic sequence to represent the inferred CDS: inserted 1 base in 1 codon): MAAQRGGGSSSSRPAAAADHSVLVVVGALQPSGPLDLVLRQIEAGVRCWQADLDVAVLDQQLKLFVSRHSAFLSEDIRGQRTLQHRGEVLDTQVVLNPTQSLVCSEVQRLVCDTSHHKLLVLAGQCVESSGELVLQQGGFSSRDLAQILTGDEVVELLGSADPVLKARLTLSCPAHCLWTDSELQNLQVPVCVRVNPGLVLPEMEGLQEFTEYLSESLEPGSPFDLLEPPGTAGFLKLSRPCCYVFPGGRGDSAFFAVNGFNVLVNGGSDPRACFWKLVRHLDRVDSVLLTHMGEDNLPGLNSLLLRKAAEQNQEDGDQQIRNLVSPELGVVFFNAPSRLKSVRPEPGRLRGCDQAALTLLTLQKLGVTPEPLSRPGGPAVEPLILFQKMGVGRLELYVLNPVRGSKDLEALMQLWPNEANSGAAELPLTCRVSICALLVWHPSRTQDQIVRVLFPGCTPQAKILDALDKLAHLDFLKQPTVSLEALQVSKTQKPLIRQESRESLKSQSKDLRPNGALQKDRRIEVRKPELKTKTKAGGDATTKDAEEKTQIKDADLKAKTTKXEKPNSKRDGSKEDKKDVKKKDEKVSAASGKKEDTSEKKKEAAKKDTTSLRTKKEAKPEPKKDNKKDSRTEEKKPAKLLVKEVKRTDGTTSLTGATDQRKPMGKTGSVKKGGMLPKKDAFNKETSRKSGSQENQKTLKAEDTTMEFNKLEDANGNRGLKTAGASEETSLNGNQISTTESPEKFRSVETDSVGTASRITRTPKGDLSVNFDLSPAIFRVAEDSPRVRVEKTLELFSPADSAPTSAGHTPFHPSPEDTPGLSSPGAQGSSLGFEDYNQGGSCRTSEVSSLREGVENSTSSQDKCSSLLSPARDSSPTMTSMPAEVGSPHSTEVDCSLSVSSEPVPSAGALDRASTVLPDGPTPNGRCGSGENICGVAGLPSEVPHNVDLCLVSPCEFQHHPTSGASPDLSDNDPSPPTSACSQETPPTSVSDSLPTTTDSDVPPSTEECPSITADLDSDEDSGFLRHASDLPSQHFLRRTGLDPPPAPVKDLPPLPLQRGACMADPEADRAPKASGARKKPLQRTTSGSSRSKAGSPGSLRTGLDYKPSSRSLPGGSKVTPSRPSGSAGSAGLEGPVVYVDLAYLPSGPASSTVDHGLFKRLRASYYIISGDDPAKEAAMRRILDGLLAGKSTWPDDPVTLIPTFDSLAMHEWYQETHERQQQLAVTVLGSNSTVAMQDETFPACKVEF; the protein is encoded by the exons ATGGCGGCGCAGCGGGGCGGCGGTTCCAGTTCTTCTCGGCCCGCAGCGGCTGCGGATCACTCGGTTCTGGTCGTGGTGGGAGCGCTGCAGCCAAGTGGACCGCTGGATCTCGTACTGCGACAGATAGAAGCAG GTGTGCGCTGCTGGCAGGCGGATCTAGACgttgcggttctggatcagcagCTAAAGCTCTTCGTGTCGAGACATTCAGCTTTTCTGTCTGAAGACATTCGAG GTCAGCGGACCCTGCAGCACCGGGGAGAAGTTCTGGACACCCAGGTGGTTCTGAACCCGACACAGAGCTTGGTCTGCTCAGAG GTCCAGCGGCTCGTCTGCGACACGTCGCACCACAAGCTGCTGGTTTTGGCGGGTCAGTgcgtggagagcagcggagagCTGGTTTTGCAGCAGGGCGGATTCTCCAGCCGGGATCTGGCCCAGATCCTAACAGGTGACGAG GTGGTGGAGCTGCTGGGTTCTGCTGACCCGGTTCTGAAGGCCCGTCTCACCCTCAGCTGCCCAGCCCATTGCCTCTGGACAGACTCGGAGCTGCAGAACCTGCAGGTCCCGGTCTGTGTGCGGGTCAACCCGGGCCTGGTTCTGCCGGAGATGGAGGGCCTGCAGGAGTTCACGGAGTACCTGTCGGAGTCGCTGGAGCCCGGCTCGCCCTTTGACCTCCTGGAGCCACCCGGCACCGCCGGCTTCCTCAAGCTGTCCCGGCCCTGCTGCTACGTGTTCCCCGGCGGCCGCGGTGACTCCGCCTTCTTCGCCGTCAATGGCTTCAACGTGCTGGTGAACGGTGGCTCGGACCCACGCGCCTGCTTCTGGAAGCTGGTCCGGCACCTGGACCGAGTCGACTCGGTACTGCTGACCCACATGGGCGAGGACAACCTGCCGGGCCTGAACTCGTTGCTGCTCAGGAAGGCAGCcgagcagaaccaggaggacGGTGATCAACAGATCAGGAACCTGGTGTCCCCGGAGCTTGGCGTGGTGTTCTTCAATGCCCCAAGCAGACTGAAGTCTGTCCGTCCAGAACCAGGCCGGCTCCGCGGCTGTGACCAGGCGGCTCTTACCCTGCTGACCCTCCAGAAGCTGGGAGTGACTCCAGAACCTTTGAGCAGGCCTGGCGGGCCCGCTGTAGAGCCACTGATCCTGTTCCAGAAGATGGGAGTGGGCCGGCTGGAGCTGTATGTTTTGAACCCGGTCCGCGGGTCCAAGGACCTGGAGGCTCTAATGCAGTTGTGGCCCAATGAAGCTAACTCAGGAGCTGCAGAGCTACCTCTGACCTGCCGGGTGTCCATCTGCGCCCTGCTGGTCTGGCACCCATCCAGAACCCAGGACCAAATTGTTCGAGTTCTCTTCCCCGGCTGCACGCCACAGGCCAAGATCCTGGACGCTCTGGACAAACTCGCTCATCTGGACTTCCTGAAGCAGCCAACTGTCAGTCTAGAGGCGCTGCAAGTGTCCAAAACCCAGAAGCCATTGATTCGCCAAGAGAGTCGCGAAAGCCTCAAGTCCCAGTCCAAAGACCTGAGACCCAACGGTGCCTTACAGAAAGACAGACGGATTGAAGTCCGAAAACCTGAGCTGAAGACTAAGACCAAAGCAGGAGGGGACGCCACAACCAAGGATGCAGAAGAAAAGACCCAGATAAAGGACGCAGATCTGAAAGCGAAGACCACAA CTGAGAAACCAAATTCAAAGAGGGATGGGTCAAAGGAGGACAAGAAGGATGTGAAAAAGAAGGACGAGAAGGTGTCTGCTGCTTCTGGGAAGAAGGAAGACACCTCGGAAAAGAAGAAGGAAGCTGCAAAGAAGGACACCACAAGTCTGAGGACCAAGAAGGaagcaaaaccagaaccaaagaaaGACAACAAGAAGGACAGTAGAACCGAGGAGAAGAAACCGGCAAAGTTACTGGTTAAAGAAGTAAAGAGAACCGATGGAACCACTTCCTTAACCGGAGCTACTGACCAAAGGAAACCTATGGGAAAAACCGGGAGTGTGAAGAAGGGCGGGATGCTTCCCAAGAAAGATGCCTTCAACAAGGAAACAAGTAGGAAGTCGGGATCCCAGGAAAACCAGAAGACTTTAAAGGCCGAGGACACAACGATGGAATTTAACAAACTGGAGGATGCCAACGGGAACAGAGGCCTAAAGACTGCTGGGGCGTCTGAGGAGACTTCCCTCAATGGGAACCAGATCTCCACCACAGAGAGTCCTGAGAAGTTCCGCTCTGTTGAGACGGATTCGGTTGGCACCGCCTCACGTATCACCAGAACACCAAAAGGTGACCTCAGCGTGAACTTTGACCTTAGTCCGGCAATTTTCCGGGTTGCAGAGGATTCCCCCAGAGTCCGGGTAGAGAAGACCCTGGAGCTGTTTTCTCCTGCAGACTCTGCTCCAACCAGTGCCGGACACACTCCCTTCCACCCATCCCCTGAAGACACGCCGGGTCTCAGCAGCCCGGGTGCCCAGGGATCCAGTCTGGGCTTTGAAGACTACAACCAGGGCGGATCATGCAGAACCTCGGAGGTCAGCTCTCTGCGGGAAGGTGTGGAGAACTCCACATCGTCTCAGGATAAATGCTCCAGCCTCCTGAGTCCGGCCAGGGACTCCTCCCCCACCATGACGTCCATGCCGGCGGAGGTCGGCTCCCCCCACTCCACCGAGGTCGATTGTTCCCTCTCGGTCTCCTCAGAGCCGGTCCCCTCTGCCGGTGCCTTGGACCGCGCCAGCACGGTTCTTCCTGATGGGCCCACTCCAAATGGACGCTGTGGTTCCGGGGAGAACATCTGCGGGGTGGCGGGACTCCCCTCTGAGGTTCCCCACAACGTTGACCTCTGCCTGGTGTCTCCCTGTGAGTTCCAGCACCACCCTACTTCCGGTGCCTCACCAGACCTATCCGACAATGACCCCTCCCCTCCCACCTCGGCCTGCAGCCAGGAGACCCCACCCACATCGGTCAGCGACTCCCTGCCTACCACCACGGACTCTGATGTGCCCCCCAGCACTGAGGAGTGTCCCTCCATCACCGCTGACCTGGACTCTGATGAAGACTCTGGCTTCCTCCGTCACGCCAGTGATCTTCCCAGTCAGCACTTCCTGCGGCGGACTGGACTCGACCCGCCGCCTGCACCGGTTAAAGACCTGCCCCCTCTGCCGCTGCAGCGTGGCGCCTGCATGGCCGACCCCGAGGCTGACCGCGCCCCTAAGGCATCCGGCGCCAGAAAGAAGCCTCTGCAGAGAACCACGTCAGGAAGCAGCCGGTCCAAAGCCGGTTCCCCCGGCTCCCTGAGGACCGGCCTTGACTACAAACCTTCTTCACGGAGTTTGCCTGGTGGATCCAAGGTCACGCCTTCAAGACCGTCAG gttctgctggttctgctggtctTGAAGGTCCTGTGGTGTATGTTGACCTGGCTTACCTGCCATCTGGCCCCGCCTCCTCCACCGTCGACCACGGCCTGTTCAAACGCCTGCGTGCTTCGTATTACATCATCAGCGGCGATGATCCGGCAAAGGAGGCGGCGATGAGGAGGATCCTAGACGGCCTGCTGGCGGGGAAGAGCACCTGGCCCGACGATCCG GTGACCCTCATCCCCACCTTTGACTCGCTGGCCATGCACGAGTGGTACCAGGAGACGCAtgagcggcagcagcagctggcggTGACGGTGCTGGGCAGCAACAGCACCGTCGCCATGCAGGACGAGACCTTCCCCGCCTG
- the trmt13 gene encoding LOW QUALITY PROTEIN: tRNA:m(4)X modification enzyme TRM13 homolog (The sequence of the model RefSeq protein was modified relative to this genomic sequence to represent the inferred CDS: deleted 1 base in 1 codon; substituted 1 base at 1 genomic stop codon) — MATPLPSRCSFFVQKKNRFCKMVPGKGRSFCGEHATMVSHVDSVATSQKDLIXISALISSEVIKAVTCSLFQEEGFGDCRRITCPLDPKHTVAQQNLEKHLKKCNSREKPRPVYYVENINAGRVDRDQEFPEVSLAERSRADLESLVEKLKAATEGLQQDMEDRTLSHPVLQEELSDPKNGGSAHKHLKQQASLLGHLQEMGLLSRGRCFVEFGAGRGKLSHWIHRALQKPEGQGVAMETSQDLQLLLVERCSTRFKVDGKHQGSADPFERLQVDIQHLDLSKVPVLREKALPLVGVGKHLCGAATDLALRCLLDTARAQSDTQLLPKHLRGPEPGTGTGPVLGLAVALCCHHRCEWRHYVGQQFFLQRGLGPAEFSTFCRMSSWATCGPPANHSGGTSQSGGASQRGGASQSGGASQSGGASQRGGASHSGGASPSGGTSQSGGASHSGGASQSGGASQSGGASQRGGASHSGGASQRGGASQSGGASQSGTAEDHEEAEQLAVLSRFWSAAEREHLGRLCKLMIDSGRRDFLRTRGFSSRLIGYADPEVTLENILLTALPSS, encoded by the exons ATGGCGACACCTCTGCCGAGCAGATGCAGCTTCTTCGTGCAGAAGAAAAACCGCTTCTGTAAGATGGTCCCCGGAAAGGGGCGGAGCTTCTGCGGAGAGCACGCGACCATGGTGAGCCACGTGGACTCAGTAGCTACTTCCCAAAAAGATCTTATCTGAATCAGTGCC CTGATCAGCAGTGAGGTCATTAAAGCTGTGACGTGTTCCCTGTTTCAGGAGGAGGGGTTCGGAGACTGCAGGAGGATCACATGTCCACTGGACCCCAAGCA CACCGTGgcccaacagaacctggagaagcaCCTGAAGAAATGCAACTCTAGAGAGAAACCCCGACCT GTCTACTATGTGGAGAACATCAATGCAGGACGAGTCGATAGAGATCAGGAGTTTCCAGAG GTGTCTCTGGCTGAGCGCAGCAGAGCAGATCTGGAGTCTCTGGTGGAAAAACTGAAGGCAGCTACTGAAG GTCTTCAGCAGGACATGGAGGACAGGACGCTGTCCCATCCCGTCCTCCAGGAAGAACTCTCTGACCCAAAGAATGGAGGCTCCGCCCACAAACACCTGAAGCAACAG GCCTCCCTCCTAGGTCACCTGCAGGAGATGGGTCTCctcagcagggggcgctgcttTGTGGAGTTCGGCGCCGGCCGGGGAAAGCTGTCCCACTGGATCCACCGGGCCCTGCAGAAACCTGAGGGTCAGGGGGTCGCCATGGAAACCAGCCAggacctccagctgctgctggtggagcGCTGCAGCACCCGCTTCAAA GTGGATGGGAAGCACCAGGGTTCTGCCGACCCGTTTGAGCGGCTACAGGTGGACATTCAGCACCTGGACCTGA GTAAAGTTCCGGTGCTGAGGGAGAAAGCGCTGCCGTTGGTGGGAGTCGGGAAGCATCTCTGCGGAGCAGCCACAG ATCTGGCCCTGCGTTGCCTGCTGGACACAGCCAGAGCCCAGTCAGACACCCAGCTGCTTCCCAAGCACCTCAGAGGGCCAGAGCCTGGGACTGGTACCGGTCCGGTTCTGGGCCTGGCTGTGGCgttatgctgccaccaccgcTGTGAGTGGCGTCACTACGTGGGTCAGCAGTTCTTCCTCCAGAGAGGACTTGGACCCGCCGAGTTCTCCACGTTCTGCCGCATGTCCAGCTGGGCCACCTGTGGCCCGCCGGCCAATCACAGCGGAGGGACCAGTCAGAGCGGGGGGGCCAGTCAGAGAGGAGGGGCCAGTCAGAGCGGGGGGGCCAGTCAGAGCGGAGGGGCCAGTCAGAGAGGAGGGGCCAGTCACAGCGGAGGGGCCAGTCCA AGCGGAGGGACCAGTCAGAGCGGAGGGGCCAGTCACAGCGGGGGGGCCAGTCAGAGCGGAGGGGCCAGTCAGAGCGGGGGGGCCAGTCAGAGAGGAGGGGCCAGTCACAGCGGAGGGGCCAGTCAGAGAGGAGGGGCCAGTCAGAGCGGGGGGGCCAGTCAGAGTGGAACGGCTGAGGATCATGAAGAAGCGGAGCAGCTGGCAGTGCTGAGCAG gttctggtcAGCAGCGGAGCGAGAGCATCTGGGTCGGCTCTGTAAGCTGATGATCGACAGCGGTAGGCGGGACTTCCTGCGGACCAGAGGCTTCAGCAGCCGTCTAATTGGCTACGCAGATCCAGAGGTGACCTTGGAGAACATCCTGCTGACCGCCCTGCCCTCGTCCTGA
- the LOC122835596 gene encoding LOW QUALITY PROTEIN: leucine-rich repeat-containing protein 39-like (The sequence of the model RefSeq protein was modified relative to this genomic sequence to represent the inferred CDS: inserted 2 bases in 1 codon): MVSVAACGSVRSIKALWETRIQRRREEEEERRRRPSVGGATSRLSVQVWEDRAVLARLRDKLQTEDGRLVLRIEQEEWKNLPACLVRFVQVQEWQIHRTGLLKVPPFICSFQNLLVLDLCRNAITEIPEQIGKLTRLRELLLSYNRIRNVPEELGCCESLERLELAMNRDMKELPDQLRNLVRLQHLDLSMNDFVSLPDCVVALPALEWLDMGGNRLQQLPDDIHRMQMLQTLWLQRNELQILPENISRMSRLDTLVLSSNRLRDIPSLMEDMTNLRFVNFRDNPLIVDVSLPLRTEDGEDDXEMFGRDFMLTYIQEAGRETMLC, translated from the exons ATGGTGAGCGTGGCGGCGTGCGGCTCTGTGAGGTCCATCAAAGCTCTGTGGGAGACGCGGATCCAGAGacggagggaggaggaagaggagcggagGAGGAGACCGTCTGTGGGCGGGGCCACAAGCAG GCTGAGTGTTCAGGTCTGGGAGGACCGGGCGGTTCTGGCCCGCCTCAGGGACAAGCTGCAGACGGAAGATGGACGGCTGGTTCTCCGGATAGAACAAGAGGAGTGGAAG AACCTGCCGGCGTGTCTGGTCCGGTTCGTCCAGGTCCAGGAATGGCAGATCCACAGAACCGGCCTGTTGAAGGTTCCACCGTTTATCTGCAGCTTCCAGAACCTCTTGGTTCTGGACCTGTGCCGGAACGCCATAACCGAAATCCCGGAGCAGATCG GGAAGCTGACCCGGctcagagagctgctgctgagctACAACCGGATCCGAAATGTTCCTGAAGAACTCGGTTGCTGTGAGAGTCTGGAGAGGCTGGAGCTGGCCATGAACCGGGACATGAAGGAGCTCCCAGACCAG CTGAGGAACTTGGTGCGGCTGCAGCACCTGGACCTGTCCATGAACGACTTCGTCTCCCTGCCAGATTGTGTAGTCGCCCTTCCGGCACTGGAGTGGCTTGACATGGGGGGCAACCGCCTGCAGCAGTTGCCTGACGACATCCACAG GATGCAGATGCTGCAGACGCTGTGGCTGCAGAGGAATGAGCTGCAGATCCTGCCAGAGAACATCAGCAGGATGTCCAGATTGGACACGCTGGTCCTCAGCAGCAACCGGCTGAGGGACATCCCGTCACTGATGGAGGACATGACCAACCTCAG GTTTGTGAATTTCCGGGACAACCCTCTGATTGTAGACGTGTCTCTGCCTCTGAGGACAGAGGACGGTGAAGACGA GGAGATGTTTGGACGGGACTTTATGCTCACCTACATCCAGGAGGCCGGAAGAGAAACTATGCTGTGCTGA
- the dbt gene encoding lipoamide acyltransferase component of branched-chain alpha-keto acid dehydrogenase complex, mitochondrial isoform X2 has protein sequence MEVTVKEWYVKEGDRVSQFDSICEVQSDKASVTITSRYDGVIRRLYYEADATALVGKPLVDIETESASELSQEDVVETPAMAREEHTHQEIKGHKTQATPAVRRLAMENNIKLSEVVGTGKDGRILKEDILNFLAKQTGAILPPAPLFQEVQTPGPAPIPAPPLSAPAGVRPPPVTPRPVFTGKDVTEPLKGFHKAMVKTMTAALKIPHFGYCDEVDLSRLVLLRSELKPVAERRGVKLSYLPFFIKAASLSLLHFPILNSTLDEGCQNITFKASHNIGVAMDTSQGLLVPSVKSVQLLSVFQVAQELTRLQALGAAGQLGTTELSGGTFTLSNIGSIGGTYAKPVILPPEVAIGALGKIQVLPRFGPDGQVKAAHIMKVSWSADHRLIDGATMCRFSNLWREYLENPASMLLDLK, from the exons ATGGAGGTTACGGTCAAGGAGTG GTACGTGAAGGAGGGGGACAGGGTGTCTCAGTTTGATAGCATCTGCGAGGTCCAGAGCGACAAAGCGTCCGTCACCATCACCAGCCGCTACGACGGCGTCATCAGGAGGCTGTACTATGAAGCTGACGCCACCGCCCTGGTGGGCAAGCCGCTGGTGGACATCGAGACGGAGTCTGCATCAG AGCTGAGCCAGGAGGATGTGGTGGAGACGCCCGCCATGGCCCGTGAAGAGCACACCCACCAGGAGATCAAAGGTCACAAGACCCAGGCCACGCCCGCCGTCCGCCGCCTCGCCATGGAGAACAAC ATCAAGCTCAGTGAAGTGGTGGGGACGGGGAAAGATGGACGCATCCTGAAGGAGGACATCCTGAACTTCCTGGCCAAGCAGACCGGCGCCATCTTGCCTCCAGCTCCGCTCTTCCAGGAGGTCCAGACGCCAGGCCCCGCCCCCATCCCCGCACCCCCCCTCAGCGCCCCAGCTGGGGTCAGACCTCCACCTGTGACCCCAAGACCCGTCTTCACCGGGAAGGACGTGACGGAGCCGCTCAAAG GTTTCCACAAAGCCATGGTGAAGACGATGACAGCGGCGCTGAAGATCCCTCACTTTGGTTACTGTGACGAGGTCGACCTGAGCCGACTGGTTCTGCTGCGGTCCGAACTGAAGCCGGTCGCCGAGAGACGCGGCGTCAAACTCAGCTACCTGCCCTTCTTCATCAAG GCCGCCTCCCTCAGCCTGCTTCACTTCCCCATCTTGAACTCCACGCTGGACGAAGGCTGCCAGAACATCACCTTCAAG GCGTCCCATAACATCGGCGTTGCCATGGACACCAGCCAAGGCCTGCTGGTCCCCAGCGTGAAGAGTGTCCAGCTGCTCAGCGTCTTCCAGGTGGCCCAGGAGTTGACCCGGCTGCAGGCGCTGGGCGCCGCCGGCCAGCTGGGGACGACCGAGCTGAGCGGGGGAACCTTCACTCTGTCCAACATCGGATCG ATCGGAGGGACGTACGCCAAGCCGGTCATTCTTCCTCCAGAGGTCGCCATTGGCGCGCTGGGGAAAATCCAG GTTCTGCCACGGTTCGGCCCAGACGGTCAGGTGAAGGCGGCCCACATCATGAAGGTGAGCTGGTCAGCGGATCACCGCCTCATCGACGGCGCCACCATGTGTCGCTTCTCCAACCTGTGGCGGGAGTACCTGGAGAACCCGGCCAGCATGCTTCTGGACCTGAAATAG
- the dbt gene encoding lipoamide acyltransferase component of branched-chain alpha-keto acid dehydrogenase complex, mitochondrial isoform X1: MAAVTRGSFSALRVLLTQQYRRRSFGPQNLRLNRTESAPSRWAASLQKSCSRTLQTTVGRCRPVVQFKLSDIGEGIMEVTVKEWYVKEGDRVSQFDSICEVQSDKASVTITSRYDGVIRRLYYEADATALVGKPLVDIETESASELSQEDVVETPAMAREEHTHQEIKGHKTQATPAVRRLAMENNIKLSEVVGTGKDGRILKEDILNFLAKQTGAILPPAPLFQEVQTPGPAPIPAPPLSAPAGVRPPPVTPRPVFTGKDVTEPLKGFHKAMVKTMTAALKIPHFGYCDEVDLSRLVLLRSELKPVAERRGVKLSYLPFFIKAASLSLLHFPILNSTLDEGCQNITFKASHNIGVAMDTSQGLLVPSVKSVQLLSVFQVAQELTRLQALGAAGQLGTTELSGGTFTLSNIGSIGGTYAKPVILPPEVAIGALGKIQVLPRFGPDGQVKAAHIMKVSWSADHRLIDGATMCRFSNLWREYLENPASMLLDLK; encoded by the exons ATGGCGGCGGTGACCAGAGGATCCTTCAGCGCTCTCAGAGTTCTG CTGACCCAGCAGTACCGCCGGAGGAGTTTTGGACCCCAGAACCTGAGGCTGAACAGAACCGAGTCGGCGCCGTCCAGATGGGCCGCGTCGCTGCAGAAGTCCTGCAGCAGGACGCTGCAGACCACTGTGG GGCGGTGCCGACCCGTGGTCCAGTTCAAGCTGTCCGACATCGGAGAGGGCATCATGGAGGTTACGGTCAAGGAGTG GTACGTGAAGGAGGGGGACAGGGTGTCTCAGTTTGATAGCATCTGCGAGGTCCAGAGCGACAAAGCGTCCGTCACCATCACCAGCCGCTACGACGGCGTCATCAGGAGGCTGTACTATGAAGCTGACGCCACCGCCCTGGTGGGCAAGCCGCTGGTGGACATCGAGACGGAGTCTGCATCAG AGCTGAGCCAGGAGGATGTGGTGGAGACGCCCGCCATGGCCCGTGAAGAGCACACCCACCAGGAGATCAAAGGTCACAAGACCCAGGCCACGCCCGCCGTCCGCCGCCTCGCCATGGAGAACAAC ATCAAGCTCAGTGAAGTGGTGGGGACGGGGAAAGATGGACGCATCCTGAAGGAGGACATCCTGAACTTCCTGGCCAAGCAGACCGGCGCCATCTTGCCTCCAGCTCCGCTCTTCCAGGAGGTCCAGACGCCAGGCCCCGCCCCCATCCCCGCACCCCCCCTCAGCGCCCCAGCTGGGGTCAGACCTCCACCTGTGACCCCAAGACCCGTCTTCACCGGGAAGGACGTGACGGAGCCGCTCAAAG GTTTCCACAAAGCCATGGTGAAGACGATGACAGCGGCGCTGAAGATCCCTCACTTTGGTTACTGTGACGAGGTCGACCTGAGCCGACTGGTTCTGCTGCGGTCCGAACTGAAGCCGGTCGCCGAGAGACGCGGCGTCAAACTCAGCTACCTGCCCTTCTTCATCAAG GCCGCCTCCCTCAGCCTGCTTCACTTCCCCATCTTGAACTCCACGCTGGACGAAGGCTGCCAGAACATCACCTTCAAG GCGTCCCATAACATCGGCGTTGCCATGGACACCAGCCAAGGCCTGCTGGTCCCCAGCGTGAAGAGTGTCCAGCTGCTCAGCGTCTTCCAGGTGGCCCAGGAGTTGACCCGGCTGCAGGCGCTGGGCGCCGCCGGCCAGCTGGGGACGACCGAGCTGAGCGGGGGAACCTTCACTCTGTCCAACATCGGATCG ATCGGAGGGACGTACGCCAAGCCGGTCATTCTTCCTCCAGAGGTCGCCATTGGCGCGCTGGGGAAAATCCAG GTTCTGCCACGGTTCGGCCCAGACGGTCAGGTGAAGGCGGCCCACATCATGAAGGTGAGCTGGTCAGCGGATCACCGCCTCATCGACGGCGCCACCATGTGTCGCTTCTCCAACCTGTGGCGGGAGTACCTGGAGAACCCGGCCAGCATGCTTCTGGACCTGAAATAG